One part of the Nostoc sp. PCC 7120 = FACHB-418 genome encodes these proteins:
- the devC gene encoding ABC transporter permease DevC: MNFKIPLAWLQLVQQKIRFLIAVAGIAFIVLLMFVQLGFQDALYSSATAVHQNLRGDLFLVSSQYKSLTASQSFSRTRLYQALGFDGVESVSPMYLQFAKLKNPETGEKYSIYVIGFDPGQPVMNIPEVEENLDKLKIPDVMLFDRDSRPEFGPIAANFNKGDTEQTIEIFPFDAPIGYKVRVGGLFSLGPSFGVDGNLIVSDSTFLRINPNTRPAEKIDIGAITLKPGADQEKIVANLEANLPNDVRVFTRKGFIDFEKQYWSVRTPIGFILNIMLTMASVVGVVIVYQILYSNIATQFIAYATLKAIGYPNIYLLNVVFQQALILALLAYIPGFLFAVGLYDFAMTATKLPIVMTANNALIVFVSVVLMCITSGALAINKLRSADPADIF, translated from the coding sequence ATGAATTTTAAAATTCCTTTAGCATGGCTACAGCTAGTCCAACAGAAAATTCGTTTTCTTATAGCTGTAGCTGGCATTGCTTTTATTGTCTTACTGATGTTTGTGCAACTTGGTTTCCAAGATGCGCTTTACTCTAGTGCTACCGCAGTCCATCAAAATTTACGCGGTGACCTATTCTTAGTCAGTTCACAATATAAATCTTTGACAGCAAGCCAAAGTTTTTCTCGGACTCGATTGTATCAAGCTTTAGGGTTCGATGGGGTAGAATCAGTTAGCCCCATGTATTTGCAGTTTGCAAAATTAAAAAATCCGGAAACTGGAGAGAAATATTCAATTTATGTAATTGGTTTTGACCCTGGTCAGCCAGTCATGAATATTCCAGAAGTGGAAGAAAATTTAGACAAGCTCAAAATCCCTGATGTCATGCTTTTTGACAGAGATTCCCGGCCAGAATTTGGCCCAATCGCTGCCAATTTTAACAAAGGAGATACAGAGCAGACAATTGAAATTTTCCCCTTCGATGCGCCTATTGGCTACAAAGTTAGAGTAGGCGGACTATTCAGTTTAGGCCCTTCTTTTGGCGTTGATGGTAACTTAATTGTCAGCGATTCCACGTTTCTCCGCATCAATCCTAATACCCGCCCCGCAGAGAAAATTGATATTGGTGCAATCACTCTTAAACCAGGTGCTGATCAAGAGAAAATTGTTGCTAATTTGGAAGCTAATTTACCAAATGATGTGAGAGTTTTTACTCGTAAAGGCTTTATCGATTTTGAAAAACAATATTGGTCAGTCAGAACACCAATTGGTTTTATTTTGAACATAATGCTAACAATGGCTTCTGTTGTGGGTGTGGTGATTGTTTATCAAATTCTCTACAGTAATATTGCCACCCAATTTATTGCTTACGCCACCTTAAAAGCTATTGGCTATCCTAACATTTATCTCTTAAATGTGGTATTTCAGCAGGCTTTAATCTTGGCATTATTAGCTTACATCCCAGGATTTTTATTTGCAGTAGGCTTATATGATTTTGCGATGACAGCTACTAAATTACCAATTGTGATGACAGCAAATAATGCTCTCATCGTCTTTGTATCAGTAGTCTTAATGTGCATCACTTCCGGCGCATTGGCTATTAACAAACTTCGTTCTGCTGACCCGGCTGATATTTTTTAG
- a CDS encoding ABC exporter membrane fusion protein has protein sequence MAVNKERQLFIKPQGRWRLILAASLTLAAGLISLYSLSSNRFSAPVKTPANTPKAAPVRVAVTALGRLQPQGQITTLSAPSSTNGIRVDRLLVKEGDEVQAGQVLAYLEDYSRATAALEQALDKLQIAKIKLAQVKAGAKPGDIDAQKATVARLESQLKGEVATQQATINRIKAELNNAQTENDRYQKLFKEGAVSASVFDSKALQLKTVEQQLTEAKASLSRSQNTLADQIKEAKATLSSVKEVRAVDVDLAQMEVRSAVTAVKQAKADQELTYIKAPIDGRILKTHAKTGEVIPSSGFADIGKTSQMYVIAEVYQTDIQKVRVGQKATITSTAFSGKLQGTVREIGWQVDKQSIFSLNPRSDTDRRIIEVKVSIDNPADSERVGRLTNLQVDVAIQI, from the coding sequence ATGGCAGTAAATAAAGAACGCCAATTATTTATCAAACCCCAAGGTCGGTGGCGGTTGATTTTGGCAGCATCCCTCACCTTGGCGGCTGGGCTAATATCCCTTTATAGTTTGTCCTCCAATAGATTTTCCGCACCAGTCAAGACCCCCGCGAATACTCCCAAAGCGGCACCAGTGAGAGTTGCTGTTACCGCTTTAGGGCGCTTGCAACCACAGGGTCAAATCACTACTTTATCTGCTCCCAGTTCCACCAACGGTATCCGTGTAGATAGACTGCTGGTGAAAGAAGGTGACGAAGTACAAGCAGGACAAGTATTGGCATATCTGGAAGACTATAGCCGTGCGACCGCAGCCTTAGAACAAGCCTTAGATAAACTGCAAATTGCCAAAATCAAACTTGCACAAGTAAAAGCAGGTGCTAAACCTGGAGACATTGATGCTCAAAAAGCGACAGTTGCTCGTTTAGAGTCACAATTAAAAGGAGAAGTTGCTACCCAACAAGCAACAATCAATCGCATCAAAGCTGAACTCAACAACGCCCAAACCGAAAACGATCGCTATCAAAAATTGTTCAAAGAAGGTGCTGTTTCTGCATCTGTATTCGATAGTAAAGCTTTACAATTGAAAACTGTCGAACAACAACTCACAGAAGCCAAAGCCTCCCTCAGTCGCTCTCAAAACACCCTAGCTGACCAAATCAAAGAAGCTAAAGCTACACTCAGCAGTGTCAAAGAAGTACGGGCTGTAGATGTAGACTTAGCCCAAATGGAAGTGAGAAGCGCTGTAACGGCAGTTAAACAAGCCAAAGCTGACCAGGAGTTAACTTACATTAAAGCTCCTATTGATGGCAGAATTTTAAAAACTCATGCCAAAACAGGCGAAGTTATCCCCAGCAGTGGATTTGCTGATATTGGTAAAACATCGCAGATGTATGTAATTGCCGAAGTTTATCAGACTGACATTCAAAAAGTGCGTGTAGGTCAAAAAGCAACAATTACCAGCACAGCATTTTCTGGCAAACTCCAAGGAACTGTTAGAGAAATTGGTTGGCAAGTTGATAAGCAAAGCATTTTCAGTCTCAACCCCAGATCAGATACCGACCGGAGAATCATTGAGGTTAAAGTCTCCATTGATAATCCCGCAGATAGCGAACGGGTAGGACGTTTGACCAACTTACAAGTTGATGTAGCGATTCAAATTTAA
- a CDS encoding ParB/RepB/Spo0J family partition protein, translating to MPTVPIDQIKIGRNRRPVKGEKVDELKDSIKTNGLLNPITVDQRLTLIAGLHRLTACKLLGLEAIECNIVNYDDADQARLAEIDENLIRNELEPLERSELWLERDQILARMGLRAKVGDNQHTFKGSEMISPPPKRTIELAKEAGYSERTFQHGKQIAKSIHPEVKQLIKGTAIADSPTALLQVARAGTQERNLAEEAQQAWELAQARGDQEEAERQAKLIEELKVKQKAAQLLAYKSAIAQKEAKLAAKKTQRQAEPAASEPITHTGDEWILGRHLVYCGDTAKAKFRDLLPSDAALAIATLSPTWEHNYLVDEAKVVAVIRSEGHIYEFYKRSQMPFQYELLLGNLYVGIFSHQVIAKPQTPINIEGVEGIVNYLINLYTNPNHFVIAPFIGHGEILVTCERMGRICFIGDSNAELVSRGIGRWQKWTSKKAIKSVASETKIKKA from the coding sequence ATGCCTACAGTACCCATAGACCAAATTAAAATCGGTCGCAACCGCCGTCCGGTCAAGGGTGAAAAAGTTGATGAATTGAAGGATTCAATCAAGACGAATGGTTTATTGAACCCCATTACAGTGGATCAACGCCTCACCTTGATTGCTGGACTACATCGGCTGACAGCTTGTAAGTTGTTGGGGCTAGAGGCCATTGAGTGCAATATTGTTAATTATGATGATGCTGACCAAGCCAGGTTAGCCGAAATTGATGAGAATTTGATTCGCAATGAGTTAGAACCTTTAGAGCGTTCAGAGTTGTGGTTGGAACGTGACCAAATTCTAGCACGTATGGGACTGCGGGCGAAGGTTGGGGATAACCAACATACATTTAAAGGTAGTGAAATGATTTCACCACCTCCCAAGAGAACGATTGAGCTAGCAAAGGAAGCTGGTTACTCAGAACGCACCTTTCAGCATGGTAAGCAAATTGCCAAAAGTATTCATCCGGAAGTCAAACAACTAATTAAGGGTACAGCCATTGCGGATAGTCCCACAGCGCTGTTACAGGTGGCGAGAGCAGGGACGCAGGAGCGGAATTTGGCTGAGGAAGCACAGCAGGCTTGGGAGTTAGCCCAGGCTAGGGGTGATCAAGAAGAGGCGGAACGACAAGCAAAGTTAATCGAAGAGTTAAAGGTAAAGCAAAAAGCAGCGCAGTTATTGGCTTATAAAAGTGCGATCGCCCAAAAGGAAGCGAAGTTAGCAGCGAAGAAAACGCAACGCCAAGCAGAACCAGCCGCCAGTGAACCAATTACTCACACTGGGGATGAATGGATATTAGGCAGACATTTAGTGTATTGTGGCGATACAGCCAAGGCGAAATTTCGTGATTTGTTGCCTTCAGATGCAGCGCTGGCGATCGCTACCCTCTCACCCACCTGGGAGCATAATTACTTGGTAGATGAAGCCAAAGTAGTGGCAGTTATCCGTTCGGAGGGGCATATTTATGAATTTTACAAGCGTAGTCAAATGCCCTTTCAATATGAATTATTACTAGGCAACCTTTATGTAGGAATTTTTTCTCATCAGGTAATAGCTAAACCGCAAACGCCAATTAATATTGAAGGTGTTGAAGGAATTGTTAACTATTTGATCAATTTGTACACCAATCCCAATCATTTTGTGATTGCTCCATTTATAGGACATGGTGAGATTTTAGTTACTTGTGAAAGGATGGGAAGAATTTGTTTTATTGGCGACAGTAATGCAGAATTAGTTAGTCGGGGAATTGGCAGGTGGCAAAAATGGACTAGTAAAAAAGCTATAAAATCAGTTGCTAGTGAAACCAAAATTAAAAAAGCATAA